From the genome of Nocardia sp. NBC_01503, one region includes:
- a CDS encoding VOC family protein, whose translation MDINALFYGLAVTNFEAADSWYTRLFGRAADVVVTPGIEAMWQLSDTAFVYIVADPDHAGHALVNIAVSDLTATVSEIGSRGIVPGPFILVGPNGAAGRKAPFTDPDGNSIFVIEIAGA comes from the coding sequence ATGGACATCAACGCCTTGTTCTACGGATTGGCCGTGACGAATTTCGAGGCGGCGGACAGTTGGTACACCCGCCTGTTCGGCCGCGCCGCGGATGTCGTCGTGACTCCGGGAATCGAGGCGATGTGGCAGCTGAGCGACACCGCCTTCGTCTACATCGTGGCCGATCCCGACCACGCCGGTCACGCACTGGTGAACATCGCGGTATCCGACCTGACCGCCACCGTCTCCGAAATCGGTTCGCGCGGTATCGTTCCCGGACCTTTCATCCTGGTCGGGCCCAACGGTGCGGCAGGCCGGAAAGCACCGTTCACGGATCCGGACGGCAACTCGATCTTCGTCATCGAAATCGCCGGCGCCTGA